One Desulforhopalus sp. DNA segment encodes these proteins:
- a CDS encoding restriction endonuclease subunit S, with the protein MSEGIPEGWLKTQLGSIIELKYGKSLPAKTRDGDGYPVYGSNGIVGAHSKPLVEKGGLIIGRKGSYGEVQLSEKPFFPIDTTYFVDELYGQPIKYWFYQVKSLPLTELNRSTAIPGLNRDDAYKQEVILPSLAEQKVIADKLDTLLAQVESTKSHLERIPEILKRFRQSVLAAAVSGNLTKKWREIYRPISVNYSVLAKEERRLKGIRETKHNKQKQIENEPFAIPSSWQWTRLGHIALKITDGAHNTPSVLPQGYPYLMAMDLTGGHLDFSAKRYISEKEHRELFLKCLPEVGDLLVVNIGAGTGNNVLIDVDFEFSFKNIAIIKKPSFVAAEYLKYFFDAQKQRIFNEQTRGGAQPFLSLTILNDIPFALPPTEEQAEIVRRIKELFSFTDCIEQKTKAALARVNSLAQSIPAKAFRGELTADWRAANPGLISGDNSAEALLAKIKAKRETLNKRPKPKRTGTIKKTGRNMSEQIIKVIEALKQAGEPLSGQQLLAAAGYPSDSSTDQLEQFFLDIRDALMLDKNIVKLERSDDGQDWFAVADAV; encoded by the coding sequence ATGAGTGAAGGGATTCCTGAGGGGTGGCTAAAGACGCAATTAGGATCAATAATTGAGCTCAAATATGGCAAATCTCTTCCGGCCAAAACTAGAGACGGTGACGGATACCCAGTATACGGGTCGAATGGCATAGTCGGTGCGCATTCCAAGCCTCTTGTTGAAAAGGGAGGGTTGATTATTGGGCGGAAAGGTTCTTATGGGGAAGTTCAGCTTTCGGAAAAACCTTTTTTCCCAATTGACACAACGTACTTTGTTGATGAGCTTTACGGCCAACCCATTAAATACTGGTTCTATCAAGTTAAAAGCTTACCGTTGACAGAATTAAACAGATCTACTGCAATTCCAGGATTAAACAGAGATGATGCATACAAACAGGAAGTAATACTCCCCTCCCTAGCCGAACAAAAAGTTATCGCCGATAAACTCGACACCTTGCTGGCACAGGTGGAAAGCACCAAATCCCACCTCGAACGCATCCCAGAGATACTCAAACGCTTCCGCCAATCCGTCCTCGCCGCCGCTGTGAGTGGCAATTTGACGAAAAAGTGGAGGGAAATATATAGACCAATTTCAGTAAACTATTCTGTTCTAGCTAAAGAAGAAAGAAGGCTTAAAGGTATTCGCGAAACAAAACACAACAAACAAAAACAAATTGAAAACGAACCTTTTGCTATTCCTAGCAGTTGGCAATGGACTCGACTTGGTCACATAGCTTTAAAAATCACAGATGGAGCACACAATACACCAAGCGTTTTGCCACAGGGTTACCCATACCTAATGGCAATGGATTTAACAGGTGGTCATTTAGATTTTTCGGCGAAAAGATATATTTCTGAAAAGGAGCATAGAGAATTGTTTCTAAAATGTTTACCAGAAGTGGGCGACTTACTTGTGGTTAACATTGGTGCTGGAACAGGAAACAATGTGCTAATCGATGTTGATTTTGAGTTCAGTTTTAAGAATATAGCAATAATTAAGAAGCCAAGTTTTGTAGCTGCTGAATACCTGAAATATTTTTTTGATGCGCAAAAGCAAAGGATTTTTAATGAGCAAACCCGAGGGGGAGCTCAACCATTTTTAAGTTTGACAATTCTAAATGATATACCGTTCGCATTGCCACCAACAGAAGAGCAAGCAGAAATCGTTCGCCGCATCAAAGAACTCTTCTCATTTACCGACTGCATCGAACAAAAAACCAAGGCCGCCTTAGCGCGAGTGAATAGTCTTGCCCAATCCATCCCCGCCAAAGCCTTTCGCGGGGAACTCACCGCCGATTGGCGTGCCGCCAACCCGGGTTTAATCAGTGGCGACAACAGCGCCGAGGCGTTACTGGCAAAGATTAAAGCTAAGCGAGAGACATTGAATAAGCGGCCTAAACCCAAACGCACCGGCACAATAAAAAAGACAGGTAGAAACATGAGTGAGCAAATAATTAAAGTGATTGAAGCGTTAAAACAAGCGGGAGAACCGTTGAGTGGCCAACAATTATTAGCCGCAGCCGGTTATCCCAGCGACAGCAGCACCGACCAGTTAGAACAGTTCTTTTTGGATATTCGTGATGCTCTTATGCTGGACAAAAATATTGTGAAACTGGAACGCAGCGACGATGGCCAGGATTGGTTTGCCGTGGCCGATGCCGTATAA
- a CDS encoding AAA family ATPase: protein MKVDKLHIRSRFKNLANVSVDFDEDHLMTVVIGCNGSGKSNVLEALVAIFRNLDLGEAPPFSYHLIYRLGQKPKPNQSSGSWLEITIDADPERGNLAKQYQVSVLDLLQPQPTNLSGEKPIGNPVPFSKIKRDKAGNAPYLPKYVFAYYSGPSDRLENYFKKHRADFYRRLLKDELDLKGDIRPLFYAKPHHSQFVLLAFFLSEQDSMEKAFLREHLGIEGLDSIHFVMRQPGWAKQKGELFWGARGVVRRFLDELIKHTLSPVKVTRQEDTSLTGSNVRNEFFHLFLPNLEALRDFARGLSADELFKMLESTLLSEIISEVSIRVKVVSSNDPLTFRELSEGEQQLLTVLGLLKFTGGKDSLFLLDEPDTHLNPAWAVKYLKFLRDFVPNHETSHLLMVTHHPLAIAELQKQQVQVMWPDEKHHVHAHEPEENPRGMGINLILRSDMFGLKTTLDDDTNQKLSARNGLAAKEVLSKDKIVREEGFPPEDDEEYLTRLNSELDKLGFNLATDDPDYFDFLRKKYHQMQKEGI from the coding sequence ATGAAGGTCGACAAACTCCATATTCGCTCGCGTTTTAAAAACCTGGCAAACGTGTCCGTCGATTTTGATGAAGACCACCTGATGACGGTAGTAATAGGCTGCAACGGTTCGGGAAAATCTAATGTGCTGGAAGCCTTGGTGGCCATATTCCGCAATTTGGACTTAGGCGAAGCGCCGCCCTTTTCCTACCATCTGATTTATCGCCTTGGCCAAAAACCCAAGCCCAACCAGTCAAGTGGTTCCTGGCTTGAAATCACCATTGATGCCGATCCAGAGAGAGGCAATCTAGCGAAGCAGTACCAAGTGAGCGTACTGGATTTATTACAACCACAGCCTACGAATTTGTCGGGTGAAAAGCCCATTGGAAATCCTGTCCCCTTTTCCAAGATAAAACGTGATAAAGCAGGTAATGCGCCTTATTTGCCCAAATATGTTTTTGCCTACTATTCCGGCCCAAGCGACCGATTGGAGAACTACTTCAAAAAGCACCGCGCTGATTTTTACCGCCGATTATTGAAAGACGAGCTGGACCTTAAAGGTGATATCCGCCCGCTATTTTATGCAAAGCCTCATCATAGCCAGTTTGTGCTCCTGGCGTTCTTTTTGTCTGAACAAGACAGCATGGAAAAAGCGTTTTTGCGCGAGCACTTAGGCATAGAAGGCTTAGACAGCATTCATTTTGTAATGCGCCAACCGGGCTGGGCTAAACAAAAAGGCGAGCTGTTCTGGGGTGCGCGTGGTGTGGTGCGTCGTTTTTTGGATGAGTTAATCAAACACACCTTGTCACCAGTCAAGGTCACCCGCCAGGAAGATACCTCGCTGACCGGCAGCAACGTGCGGAACGAATTCTTCCATCTGTTTTTGCCCAATTTAGAAGCTCTGCGCGATTTCGCCAGGGGTCTCAGTGCTGATGAGCTCTTTAAAATGCTGGAAAGTACCCTGCTTTCAGAAATTATTTCGGAAGTTAGCATCCGCGTAAAAGTGGTTAGTAGCAATGACCCGCTTACTTTCCGCGAACTAAGCGAAGGTGAACAGCAACTCCTGACCGTTCTCGGCTTGCTTAAATTCACCGGCGGCAAAGATTCACTGTTTCTGCTGGATGAACCTGACACCCACCTCAACCCGGCATGGGCGGTAAAATACCTTAAATTCCTGCGTGACTTTGTTCCCAACCACGAAACCAGCCATTTGCTGATGGTCACCCACCACCCACTCGCCATAGCCGAACTGCAAAAACAACAGGTACAGGTTATGTGGCCGGATGAGAAACACCATGTTCATGCGCATGAACCGGAAGAAAACCCCCGAGGGATGGGCATTAATCTTATTCTGCGCAGTGACATGTTCGGGCTCAAAACAACGCTTGACGATGATACCAACCAAAAACTCTCGGCACGCAATGGACTTGCCGCGAAAGAAGTGCTATCAAAAGATAAGATTGTCCGTGAAGAAGGATTTCCGCCTGAGGATGACGAGGAATATCTAACAAGACTGAATAGCGAGTTGGACAAACTCGGTTTTAATCTTGCTACCGATGATCCGGATTATTTCGATTTCCTACGCAAAAAATACCACCAAATGCAAAAGGAGGGTATTTGA
- a CDS encoding DUF2220 family protein: protein MKNQDVLDAFVLRSYPSGLQGSSESLPPRSRAVSELRDSKKARETGPLTVLLRGFNNCELRAGEDLLAVAHWTELAGVAALCLDGRQWEFTGVMAIVENLEVFWNFEKLETGAQLAVYAQGRLSGRILNWLSSPAMAHALIIHCGDYDPVGLDEYLRLRIACADRAKLYLPSSLEDLMSRYGKKDLLSGSNAEILVRLRKTEDQEVRRVVELIDRYGVGLEQEVLLL from the coding sequence GTGAAAAACCAGGATGTTCTTGATGCGTTTGTGCTGCGAAGCTATCCTTCCGGTTTGCAAGGAAGCAGTGAAAGCCTCCCGCCGAGGAGCCGAGCTGTTTCTGAACTACGGGATTCAAAGAAGGCCCGAGAGACTGGTCCGCTCACAGTGTTACTCCGAGGCTTTAACAATTGCGAACTTCGTGCCGGTGAAGATTTGTTGGCGGTGGCACACTGGACAGAACTTGCCGGAGTTGCCGCCTTGTGCCTCGATGGCAGGCAATGGGAGTTTACCGGAGTAATGGCTATAGTTGAAAATCTGGAGGTTTTCTGGAATTTCGAAAAGCTCGAAACAGGTGCTCAGCTGGCAGTTTATGCGCAAGGGCGATTGAGCGGTAGGATCCTGAACTGGCTTTCCTCTCCGGCGATGGCTCATGCACTGATTATTCATTGCGGGGATTATGATCCGGTCGGACTTGATGAATATCTGCGTTTGAGAATCGCTTGTGCTGACCGCGCAAAACTCTATCTGCCATCCAGCTTGGAGGATCTCATGTCACGATACGGTAAAAAAGATCTTCTATCAGGTAGCAATGCTGAAATTCTGGTCCGGCTCAGAAAAACTGAAGACCAAGAGGTTCGTCGGGTTGTGGAACTGATAGATCGGTATGGCGTTGGTCTGGAGCAGGAGGTGTTGCTACTATAA
- a CDS encoding DUF5678 domain-containing protein: MKSILLDNNTERYSTISNSEQPKKLLENINCFRLDTTNASIFEASNSVSSVKMERLENNAANKKISYDIIALERLIYRLISEGNISETRNTLEKYCGYSSSLLDKWRKAFSKPPARGKAKATLEKNEISNDAKVINNLRSQYAAQWIAIKSGEIIASNQDLRELKKELEHYNKSDQLTFLKL, from the coding sequence ATGAAATCAATATTACTTGATAATAACACAGAACGATATTCAACAATTAGTAACTCTGAGCAGCCAAAGAAATTATTAGAAAATATCAATTGTTTTCGTTTAGATACTACTAATGCTTCAATATTTGAAGCATCAAACAGTGTATCCAGCGTAAAAATGGAAAGGCTTGAAAACAATGCGGCAAATAAAAAAATTTCTTACGACATTATTGCGCTAGAAAGATTAATCTATCGACTGATAAGTGAAGGCAATATTTCTGAAACAAGAAATACACTTGAAAAATATTGCGGTTATTCCTCTTCGCTTCTAGATAAATGGAGAAAAGCTTTCTCGAAACCTCCTGCAAGGGGAAAAGCTAAAGCTACTCTCGAAAAGAATGAAATTAGTAACGATGCAAAGGTTATAAATAACTTACGAAGTCAGTATGCAGCACAATGGATAGCAATCAAATCAGGAGAGATAATTGCTTCCAATCAAGATCTTAGGGAATTAAAAAAGGAATTAGAACATTATAATAAAAGCGATCAGCTTACCTTTCTTAAATTATGA
- a CDS encoding TIGR04255 family protein has protein sequence MSKLNKAPLIEVIFEMKWGQTMQKENEFYIQFSQEEQALMPGKFQLHAEGVGFGTIEVLKDQPPLPHLIKYRYRKKPNGYPLFQLGDGIFAINQTDIDGYEYDWDVFINDLKIGIELFAKSYPFHITSLPLIDIQLRYRDAILADENESIISFINNKLNIGNIALPQKLINDANIDTTCPSGSFAFKVGCTKPNGQIVCQINQGISDGKKAYIIDFIVISKVNVFNEISTEKIIEWCKDAHNHHRIIFEAVISDSLMRSFKDEINIT, from the coding sequence ATGTCTAAACTTAATAAAGCCCCACTCATAGAAGTGATATTTGAAATGAAATGGGGACAAACCATGCAAAAAGAGAATGAGTTCTATATTCAGTTTTCTCAAGAAGAACAGGCACTAATGCCAGGTAAATTTCAATTACATGCTGAAGGTGTTGGGTTTGGCACTATTGAAGTCCTTAAAGACCAGCCACCTCTGCCACATTTAATCAAATATCGCTACAGGAAAAAACCAAACGGCTATCCGTTATTCCAGCTTGGCGATGGCATTTTCGCAATAAATCAAACCGATATAGATGGCTATGAATATGATTGGGATGTCTTCATAAACGATTTAAAAATTGGCATTGAGTTGTTTGCGAAATCCTACCCATTTCATATAACTAGTTTGCCACTCATCGACATTCAGCTCCGTTACAGAGATGCTATACTAGCCGACGAAAATGAGTCCATAATTTCATTTATCAATAACAAATTAAACATTGGAAATATTGCATTACCTCAAAAACTAATAAATGACGCCAATATTGACACTACATGTCCTTCCGGATCATTTGCATTTAAAGTAGGTTGTACCAAACCAAACGGGCAAATCGTTTGTCAAATAAACCAAGGGATTAGCGATGGGAAAAAGGCTTATATAATTGATTTTATAGTTATATCAAAAGTTAATGTATTTAACGAAATCTCTACTGAAAAGATAATTGAATGGTGTAAAGATGCTCACAATCACCATAGGATCATATTCGAAGCAGTAATTAGCGATTCTTTGATGAGGAGTTTCAAAGATGAAATCAATATTACTTGA